The following are encoded in a window of Ogataea parapolymorpha DL-1 chromosome VII, whole genome shotgun sequence genomic DNA:
- a CDS encoding putative mannosyltransferase involved in protein glycosylation, whose protein sequence is MVSIPRKIARLMAFALIVSTILLVGVNSGGWNFRSGSKSRVSGDRKLVFSHKSSKLPQQIVEENYKTLQDILKKPIDEPKTGNLVRPPSDPNRYDRANATMLVLVRNRELGQVVRTIKQIEAKFNQKFHYPYVFLNEEPFTERFKETIKKHVSGETYFESIDKAIWEQPKSISLQKQADAMQQLETENVGYAKLVSYHNMCRYYSVNFYNHPRLQQFRYYWRFEPGTDYYCDLDYDVFKFMEMNKKTYGFVIALYDVEQSVKTLWPKTMEFLAQHPDYLHPNGAYDFLLENLQNPHKTLTANGYSTCHFWSNFEIADMDFYRSKPYSDWVNFLDSTGGFYYERWGDAPVHSVGVSLFEDRDKIHWFRDIGYKHQPYTLCSNRPSCAGCKTADFTYKHLRDQNCLTNWWNYEMSDDQKNIY, encoded by the coding sequence TGGAGGCTGGAACTTTCGATCGGGCTCAAAATCACGAGTCTCTGGAGACAGAAAACTTGTCTTCTCGCACAAGAGTTCCAAGTTGCCTCAACAGATAGTGGAAGAAAATTACAAAACGTTGCAGGACATATTGAAGAAGCCTATTGACGAACCCAAGACGGGAAATCTTGTGCGACCGCCCTCTGATCCAAACCGATACGATCGTGCCAATGCCACTATGTTGGTGTTGGTGAGGAACCGAGAATTAGGTCAGGTTGTGCGGACAATCAAGCAAATAGAGGCAAAGTTTAATCAAAAGTTTCATTACCCTTACGTCTTTCTCAATGAGGAGCCATTCACGGAGAGATTTAAGGAGACCATCAAAAAACACGTTTCGGGTGAAACGTATTTCGAAAGCATAGATAAGGCGATCTGGGAACAGCCCAAATCGATAAGTTTACAAAAACAGGCCGACGCAATGCAACAGCTAGAAACAGAGAACGTTGGATATGCTAAATTGGTGTCTTATCATAACATGTGTCGCTACTACAGCGTGAACTTTTATAACCATCCTCGATTACAACAGTTCCGCTACTATTGGCGTTTCGAGCCGGGCACCGATTACTACTGTGATCTTGATTATGATGTGTTCAAATTCATGGAGATGAACAAGAAAACCTACGGGTTCGTGATAGCGTTGTACGACGTTGAACAATCTGTTAAGACGCTGTGGCCAAAAACAATGGAATTTTTGGCTCAACATCCGGATTATCTTCATCCAAATGGAGCTTACGATTTCCTGCTAGAGAATCTGCAAAACCCACATAAGACACTCACCGCAAATGGGTACTCTACATGCCACTTTTGGTCCAATTTCGAGATAGCAGACATGGACTTTTACAGAAGCAAGCCGTACTCAGACTGGGTCAACTTTCTGGACTCCACTGGAGGCTTCTACTATGAGCGCTGGGGAGACGCCCCTGTCCATTCTGTGGGTGTTAGCCTTTTTGAGGATCGTGACAAAATCCATTGGTTTAGAGACATAGGCTACAAGCATCAGCCGTACACTCTGTGCAGTAATCGTCCGTCTTGTGCAGGGTGCAAGACTGCAGATTTCACCTATAAACATCTGCGGGATCAAAACTGTCTGACCAACTGGTGGAATTACGAAATGTCTGATGATCAGAAGAATATATATTGA
- a CDS encoding Vacuolar membrane-associated protein IML1, whose translation MQRQRINFDLNRARNRMSQRTNEASLVVGKSRSLHEIRSSSSSSLLNVRTPDQWNADSASTIRDSELSAAVPETPTPLFTEPVQLSVRFHESRTSAEDVLLDPNVIPGIKEGAVCELECLEGSARKFYFTYKPSEVSLGGLGNNNYISLQSGPLQQLLDLKLRSQVLVRIKAPELVEADVIEVYVKDMHLSRGDMWNLSSILTEKCLYRSQRLSFLQGSIRATVGKIYRNGRKVFSGYVGPSTKIVFRSESARLIVFIQISSEMWHFEESGQQMFHKLVNSLLPRIFQRWKDLGTHHLITIVLFSSVDLNTETNRYRAGEQPSNRKDYYRVVVDQVSILLWNEIMAALRREFANFSKDIRLRKNPRRTHLHPEEYIIEGSFLPSVKGNLLEAINLGMSLVSDDFRDPDLRHTTNHFLVISPGTGIFDTEYDILVQTSKLMTTIDATIDVICLSQPPLHVVPLVRYLDSQKKLKHCIPSWMDISFWSDATQAVHQWLPRCKIYELQMMGVMENDLSAINVRELVFSGATSVQEAMDEYDGELFGTKTNTSLPKKTVARMRQPVRAVSAGARSGLEPPDLNTFKASSPTTSTVVGVTTTSKSNVSAFSSLLSITKTEPKKTSPKAFEFVKRIISSPGVKSIPLKNDDDVPKLDTISVTEHGPRMSKMSSDPSLRKAPARARSTTEERDKSRHERQEKNSLLNSYWTQVENPSNAETSELLGMVSYGRWQFVFPQNVKRKSIKWKSISTPASLPLMTPVFPSVSDFNQNFTFRIYDVFLSQADVNEGRNSETLMRKMISLRLTLGFQICVAENVAKVENQRKPNGDSKLLVRYLTKKNYLGSRLYLSLSNEIHRISCDFDGLVNVQVYKRMSRPDDVLTRSSRSDYMPHVRTRYSQEYKSMVIHALQGEPRNYNWNQLDQLLAGYEETVEPAQRRSHRIKFVILPTEIPSNAFNLASEKLTPEEIRLEGIRSLISIINRLKYRTAGEKTERKRLEIIPEINFYTGNLFSYLRAVSAQLSEENKTSSLFQTARFDQKVSLSELKKAIEGDKGIQVVDRKWHLRTHPNCFLGMDLVSWMIENFEDIDTREQAVEYGNKLMEQGLFRHVESRHRFLDGHYFYQLINEDSAAGSAKSPVSLRKSEIEKNSEKSVSSSPTEDSGSKKRVVLSRKVTCDLDPNGVSWQPELITVHYDIVHNPEHCFHVRLEWLNNTSKLVEDTVNSWAKHCERYGLTLVEAPWQELCTLPTRNPLHSTVDISLAFDPWTDPEFASDLLKENKYFYHLYIIEKCGFLLDNRTATYFRDDDFDVVYSWGKPSFKYAQFIHKTGAYIAELRENGGFFLAPNNAHVARVNLSVSQQAKNQAVYLDSQGVMLDFMSICQDENKLRRLFREAKRRFEVSKDVEIALFEDDLENTSSHESFTSK comes from the coding sequence ATGCAGCGACAGCGGATCAATTTTGACCTCAATCGCGCGAGGAACCGGATGAGCCAGCGCACAAACGAGGCCAGCCTGGTGGTGGGGAAGTCAAGGAGTCTACATGAGATCcgcagctcctccagcagcagtctTTTGAACGTACGAACACCAGACCAGTGGAATGCAGACTCGGCCTCCACTATACGTGATTCAGAGCTCTCGGCCGCGGTGCCCGAAACGCCGACTCCGCTGTTTACAGAGCCGGTCCAATTGAGTGTGCGGTTCCATGAGAGCCGAACGTCTGCCGAGGACGTTTTGCTAGACCCGAATGTGATACCGGGAATCAAGGAGGGCGCCGTGTGCGAATTAGAGTGTTTAGAAGGCTCCGCTCGCAAATTCTATTTTACCTACAAGCCGTCTGAGGTTTCGCTGGGAGGATTGGGCAACAACAACTACATCTCGCTGCAGTCAGGGCCTTTgcaacagctgctcgaccTGAAGCTCCGGAGTCAGGTCTTGGTACGCATCAAGGCTCCTGAGTTAGTGGAGGCAGATGTAATTGAGGTGTATGTCAAGGACATGCATCTGTCGCGTGGAGATATGTGGAATTTGTCGTCCATCCTGACTGAAAAGTGTCTTTATCGATCCCAGAGACTTTCTTTTCTGCAAGGCTCAATCCGGGCTACCGTGGGCAAGATTTACAGAAATGGCCGCAAAGTGTTTTCCGGGTATGTTGGCCCAAGCACCAAGATAGTTTTCCGGTCGGAGTCGGCACGGTTGATTGTCTTTATACAGATATCCTCTGAGATGTGGCATTTTGAAGAGAGCGGGCAGCAGATGTTCCACAAGCTGGTCAATTCTCTGCTGCCGCGAATATTCCAGCGCTGGAAAGACTTGGGCACCCATCACTTGATCACCATCGTTTTGTTCAGCAGTGTCGACCTGAATACAGAGACCAATCGTTATCGTGCCGGGGAGCAGCCAAGCAACCGGAAAGATTACTACCGTGTGGTTGTGGACCAGGTGAGTATTCTGCTCTGGAATGAGATCATGGCTGCTCTTCGCCGAGAGTTTGCCAACTTCTCCAAGGATATCCGCTTGCGTAAGAATCCCCGTCGCACACACCTTCATCCCGAAGAGTATATCATCGAGGGCTCGTTCCTGCCCTCTGTGAAAGGTAATCTTCTTGAAGCCATTAATTTGGGAATGAGTTTGGTGAGTGACGATTTTAGAGACCCTGATCTGCGGCACACCACCAACCATTTCCTGGTTATTTCTCCGGGAACCGGCATCTTCGACACCGAATACGACATTCTTGTGCAAACGAGCAAACTGATGacgacgatcgacgcgacaATCGATGTCATCTGTCTCTCGCAGCCGCCACTCCATGTTGTTCCGCTGGTGAGGTATCTGGACAGTCAAAAGAAGCTGAAACATTGCATACCCAGCTGGATGGACATTTCTTTCTGGAGCGATGCCACACAAGCGGTGCACCAATGGCTCCCACGGTGCAAGATTTATGAGCTCCAGATGATGGGAGTTATGGAAAACGATCTCAGTGCAATCAACGTTAGAGAGCTGGTATTCTCTGGTGCCACTTCTGTGCAGGAGGCGATGGATGAGTATGATGGGGAGCTTTTCGGGACCAAAACGAACACCTCTCTGCCAAAAAAAACCGTTGCCCGTATGAGACAGCCGGTCAGGGCCGTGAGTGCTGGCGCGCGAAGCGGGCTGGAGCCTCCAGACCTCAACACTTTTAAGGCATCGTCACCCACGACGTCGACCGTGGTCGGTGTGACGACGACCTCAAAGTCCAACGTGAGCGCATTTTCGTCACTGCTTTCCATCACCAAGACAGAACCTAAAAAGACGTCGCCAAAGGCCTTTGAGTTTGTCAAGCGCATTATCTCGTCACCCGGCGTGAAGTCGATTCCCCTaaagaacgacgacgatgtGCCGAAGCTCGACACGATCTCTGTCACCGAGCATGGTCCACGGATGAGCAAAATGAGCTCTGATCCGTCTCTAAGAAAAGCTCCGGCTCGTGCCCGCAGCACGACCGAAGAGCGCGATAAGTCGCGCCACGAACgccaggaaaaaaattcgCTTCTCAACAGTTACTGGACCCAGGTCGAGAACCCTTCGAATGCGGAAACTAGTGAGCTATTGGGCATGGTGTCGTACGGACGGTGGCAGTTTGTTTTCCCGCAGAACGTGAAGCGGAAAAGCATCAAATGGAAATCCATTTCCACGCCGGCGTCGCTCCCGCTGATGACTCCTGTGTTCCCGAGTGTTTCTGACTTCAACCAGAACTTCACCTTCAGAATATACGACGTGTTTTTGAGCCAGGCAGATGTTAACGAGGGACGCAACAGCGAGACGCTGATGCGAAAAATGATCTCGCTGCGACTCACACTGGGTTTCCAGATCTGCGTGGCAGAAAACGTGGCCAAAGTCGAAAACCAGCGCAAGCCCAACGGAGACTCCAAGCTGTTGGTTCGGTATCTCACCAAGAAAAATTATCTTGGCTCTCGGTTGTACCTAAGTCTGTCCAATGAAATACACCGCATCAGCTGCGATTTCGACGGACTGGTTAACGTCCAGGTATACAAGCGGATGAGCCGGCCGGACGACGTGCTCACGAGGTCGTCGCGATCGGACTACATGCCCCACGTTCGCACGCGGTACTCCCAGGAGTACAAATCTATGGTGATACATGCGTTGCAAGGAGAGCCGAGAAATTACAACtggaaccagctggaccagctgctcgcaGGGTACGAGGAGACCGTGGAGCCTGCGCAACGGCGTAGCCACCGCATCAAGTTTGTCATTCTACCCACGGAGATTCCGTCCAACGCGTTCAACTTGGCCTCAGAAAAGCTCACTCCAGAGGAGATCCGGCTCGAAGGTATACGCTCCTTGATTTCCATCATCAACAGACTGAAATATCGCACGGCTGGCGAAAAGACCGAGCGCAAGAGACTGGAGATTATCCCGGAGATCAATTTTTACACAGGAAACTTGTTTAGCTATTTGAGAGCGGTTTCTGCGCAATTatctgaagaaaataagACAAGCTCGCTTTTTCAGACAGCCAGATTTGACCAAAAAGTCAGCCTTtctgagctcaagaaaGCCATCGAGGGAGACAAGGGCATCCAGGTGGTGGACAGAAAATGGCATCTGAGAACGCATCCCAACTGTTTCCTGGGAATGGATCTGGTCAGCTGGATGATAGAAAATTTCGAGGACATCGACACCAGGGAGCAGGCTGTGGAGTACGGTAATAAGCTTATGGAGCAGGGTCTATTCCGCCACGTTGAGTCCAGACACAGATTTCTGGACGGCCATTATTTCTACCAGCTCATCAACGAGGACTCAGCTGCGGGCTCTGCTAAGTCGCCTGTGTCTCTGCGCAAGtcagaaattgagaaaaataGCGAAAAGTCTGTCTCTTCAAGCCCCACAGAGGATTCTGGGTCCAAGAAACGCGTTGTTCTGAGTCGTAAGGTTACATGCGACCTCGACCCCAACGGTGTTTCGTGGCAGCCGGAGCTTATCACTGTCCATTACGATATTGTGCACAACCCGGAGCACTGTTTCCATGTGCGGCTAGAGTGGCTCAATAACACCTCAAAACTCGTGGAAGATACGGTCAACAGCTGGGCCAAGCACTGCGAAAGGTACGGATTGACTCTCGTCGAGGCTCCGTGGCAGGAGCTTTGCACGCTGCCGACACGCAACCCGTTACATTCGACGGTGGACATTTCGCTGGCCTTCGATCCTTGGACAGATCCCGAATTTGCAAGCGATCTCCTTAAGGAGAACAAATACTTCTACCACCTCTACATCATTGAGAAGTGCGGATTCTTGTTGGACAATCGTACAGCTACGTATTTCAGGGacgacgactttgacgTGGTTTATTCGTGGGGAAAACCAAGTTTCAAGTACGCGCAGTTTATTCACAAGACCGGCGCATACATTGCCGAGTTACGGGAGAATGGGGGTTTCTTTTTAGCTCCAAACAACGCCCATGTGGCCCGTGTCAACCTGTCTGTCAGCCAGCAGGCGAAAAATCAGGCTGTGTACCTCGATTCTCAGGGTGTCATGCTGGACTTCATGTCGATCTGCCAGGACGAGAACAAGCTTCGCAGGCTCTTCAGAGAAGCGAAAAGAAGGTTTGAGGTGAGCAAGGATGTGGAAATTGCGCTTTTTGAAgacgatttggagaacACGTCTAGCCACGAAAGCTTCACGAGTAAATAA
- a CDS encoding Homoserine dehydrogenase, translating into MKSVNVAVIGAGVVGSAFLQQLAGAKSAIKYNLIYLSTSRKAVYNKDYSPVELAKWSQLLQSTASTPLSVEDLVDYLRKSPLPAILVDNTSNETLAKSYPLFLKNGVSVATPNKKAFSSSLSLWNDIFSAENTGLCYHEASVGAGLPLISPLKEMVATGDEVEKIEGIFSGTLSYIFNEYSTISPNTSKFSDIVKVAKELGYTEPDPRDDLNGLDVARKVTILARIAGLQIESPTSFPVQSLIPKQLESVQSADEYLQKLPEFDHEMEKLKSEAASEGKVLRFIGKVDVANKKTSVEIAKYDASHPFASLKGSDNVISIQTKRYPNPLIIQGAGAGAEVTAMGVLGDVIKIAERIAA; encoded by the coding sequence ATGAAGTCTGTCAACGTTGCCGTTATTGGAGCTGGTGTGGTTGGCTCTGCATTCCTTCAACAGCTTGCTGGCGCAAAGTCCGCCATCAAATATAATCTCATCTACTTGTCGACCTCGAGAAAGGCGGTTTACAACAAGGACTACTCTCCAGTTGAGCTGGCCAAATGGTCGCAGTTACTCCAATCGACCGCTTCTACCCCACTATCCGTCGAGGATCTTGTTGATTACCTCAGAAAGTCTCCATTGCCTGCAATTCTTGTCGACAACACCTCGAATGAGACCCTGGCCAAGTCTTATCCGCTTTTCCTGAAAAATGGTGTTTCTGTGGCCACTCCTAACAAAAAggccttctccagctcgctgtCTTTGTGGAACGATATCTTCTCTGCAGAAAACACCGGATTGTGCTACCACGAGGCTTCTGTGGGCGCTGGATTGCCTTTGATTTCCCCTCTCAAAGAGATGGTGGCTACtggcgacgaggtggagaagatcgaAGGTATTTTTTCCGGCACGCTGTCCTACATTTTTAACGAGTACTCTACGATCTCGCCAAACACGTCTAAATTCAGCGACATTGTCAAAGTAGCCAAAGAGCTGGGCTACACCGAGCCAGACCCAAGAGACGACTTGAACGGTCTCGATGTCGCCAGAAAAGTTACCATTCTGGCCAGAATTGCCGGCTTGCAAATTGAGTCGCCAACTTCATTCCCAGTGCAGTCCCTGATTCCCAAGCAGCTCGAAAGCGTTCAGTCCGCAGACGAGTACCTGCAGAAACTACCCGAGTTCGACCACGAGATGGAGAAGCTCAAGTCCGAGGCAGCCTCAGAGGGTAAGGTGCTAAGATTCATCGGCAAGGTCGATgtggccaacaagaagaCCAGCGTCGAGATTGCCAAGTACGATGCGTCCCACCCATTTGCGTCGCTCAAGGGCTCTGACAACGTCATCTCCATCCAGACCAAGCGTTATCCTAACCCGCTGATCATCCAAGGAGCGGGTGCCGGAGCCGAAGTTACGGCCATGGGAGTTCTTGGCGATGTGATCAAGATCGCCGAGAGAATTGCTGCTTAA
- a CDS encoding Nucleoporin NUP159: MSTLEQLELEEFGFQLRPAVQLFDSAEVQDLDAHHYNCLAISNKHNLLFAYLNNKLKLINTQELDKLLSTDPDTDQYTVGCLQEFEQAGCLQIVISADESQLIIVKQNIIEQANIDSLKQGTWATEKLTSVDSEVVHLAPGAPGIFAYLLANGQLMLFDGTGTKTLRQECSCFSWTDGNTLLIGVESHLELLRIDSGSSETISLDEDRKPIFVTALEPDSWLVVLGGETEDDDTKSYVVTRNGATFEKSEAYDICMPFGVIPRKLSFYALHLHNWSSTYPHLAFLTSSKSTEFNTLTKTQQILQLNDSDRAQMPLDPDSGDDDTPLGLVLDLTGKLEVLEPCQQVEKCGPLPKMIALTNRGQLLVWNIWLSTDINAGKVDLEAARKAALAETGKTEVIPSMKGKQAVPEQTLPKDSGSSFSQNKTSLFGQSEKPAIQNPFGSSAATSSPFGKSGFSAASGSSAFGKSGFGQSAFGSAASGSSNSSGFGQSGFGSSGFSFGQSNSAVNPSSQNSTAAAKGFGAFSSFSSGTNAFASKSSSPFNLQPKEDIFANADKKDNSPFGGAKNASGNSGSSLFGQSSSAFKFGSVNQASKDSPFAQLSSKPAGQEEKKDSQLSSGSSPFGSEFKTSLGLDNLKLDTKLQSPSPFASLSKNTESPFSSLNKKSENPFATLGNKESAPFLNSKTPAFNFSQSKPEVDEDAEKIIGDSEDESEEIVESEENTEESGEDDVLEENEGEDEEKAPEIPSLEDSDISERSAELDGSFEEIERPESLDASAQKTEESQEAAEDEYDIKKDSEGQPVAPSAASQASQSQTEEKNAEQSQEVAILPETKHSDDTAETEQDSTVETPQSDSNADQSVSESASELSAMPSAVAQSGPEAEKAKQEPAAEFMPTPKSPLVEKSVSTTESKVVEKNVDFGEIDEDSGPKAVPQLVSLGSVAIPQLSSNEVLREMEKIVYHTDAEFSILDENIRLFKEFMDDHTSGKSPRNFKDHSLFPASWRLSEVGKLSEVIDQNSVDYAKLKADLGATFDSTSSLLLKLNAMTKQSDKIYSVLKQLERDRKNPRLEKNLSPAASQQLDAIRKGYERLRDMENNLHARLFVLNGRLFPERVLDSPTNFEVIISGLDAKLRTYYDELKYLQEKINEYKAKDKPVTKLQQQFDKLSVASFVSQTTAKEQLSTYLQGRKSVTHTVEL; the protein is encoded by the coding sequence ATGTCTACATTGGAACAACTGGAGCTTGAGGAGTTCGGTTTCCAATTGAGACCAGCGGTTCAGCTGTTTGATTCGGCTGAAGTGCAAGATTTGGACGCACACCACTATAACTGTCTGGCAATCTCAAATAAACACAATTTACTATTTGCCTACCTCAACAATAAACTCAAGCTTATCAATACTCAGGAGCTCGACAAGCTTCTTTCTACCGATCCAGACACTGATCAATATACTGTTGGATGTTTGCAGGAGTTTGAGCAAGCTGGTTGCCTTCAAATAGTAATATCCGCGGACGAGTCACAGCTGATCATCGTGAAACAAAACATCATAGAACAGGCTAACATTGACAGTTTGAAACAGGGCACATGGGCTACAGAGAAGCTCACTTCAGTGGACTCTGAGGTAGTTCACCTTGCTCCTGGCGCACCAGGCATTTTTGCTTATCTGTTGGCTAATGGCCAACTGATGCTGTTTGATGGAACTGGAACTAAGACTCTTCGTCAAGAGTGTAGTTGTTTCAGCTGGACAGACGGTAATACCCTATTAATTGGCGTGGAATCTCATCTTGAGTTGCTCAGAATAGATTCTGGGAGCTCAGAGACCATCTCCCTCGATGAAGATCGCAAGCCCATCTTTGTGACGGCCTTAGAACCAGACAGTTGGCTGGTGGTTCTTGGTGGCGAGACAGAAGATGACGACACAAAATCATACGTTGTTACCAGAAATGGTGCCACGTTTGAGAAGAGCGAAGCGTACGACATTTGCATGCCTTTTGGTGTAATTCCACGAAAACTGAGTTTCTACGCTCTCCATTTGCACAATTGGAGCTCCACCTACCCGCACCTGGCATTCCTCACTAGCTCTAAATCTACAGAGTTCAACACGTTAACAAAGACACAGCAAATATTGCAACTGAACGATTCTGATAGAGCGCAAATGCCTTTGGACCCGGACTCAGGAGATGATGATACGCCTCTTGGCCTGGTGCTTGATCTAACAGGGAAACTGGAAGTTTTGGAACCTTGTCAACAGGTTGAAAAATGTGGTCCTCTGCCTAAGATGATTGCCCTTACCAATAGAGGACAATTGTTGGTTTGGAACATTTGGCTGTCTACTGATATCAATGCTGGTAAGGTTGACCTTGAGGCTGCTAGGAAAGCGGCTTTGGCTGAAACAGGAAAGACTGAGGTCATACCGTCTATGAAAGGTAAGCAAGCGGTGCCAGAGCAAACGCTACCTAAGGACTCtggttcttctttctcCCAGAATAAAACTAGTTTGTTTGGACAGTCCGAAAAGCCAGCCATACAAAATCCATTTGGATCTTCCGCAGCCACATCGTCTCCATTTGGAAAGTcgggtttttcagcagcttcagGAAGCTCTGCATTTGGAAAATCAGGATTTGGTCAATCTGCTTTTGGTTCTGCAGCTTCCGGATCTTCCAACTCCTCTGGGTTTGGACAGTCAGGTTTTGGATCCTCTGGATTTTCTTTTGGGCAATCCAACTCTGCGGTGAATCCCTCTTCACAAAATAGCACGGCCGCCGCAAaaggttttggagcctTTTCATCCTTCAGCTCAGGAACGAATGCTTTTGCTTCCAAATCATCGTCACCTTTCAATCTTCAACCTAAAGAGGATATATTCGCAAATGCCGACAAAAAAGATAATTCACCGTTTGGAGGGGCCAAAAATGCATCTGGGAATTCTGGCTCCAGTTTATTCGGACAAAGCAGTTCAGCGTTCAAATTTGGGTCCGTTAATCAAGCCTCTAAAGACAGTCCGTTTGCGCAATTAAGCTCAAAgccagctggccaagaggagaagaaggataGCCAGTTAAGCTCAGGATCAAGTCCTTTTGGATCAGAATTCAAGACCTCTCTCGGCTTGGACAATCTAAAACTTGACACCAAGTTACAATCTCCAAGTCCATTTGCaagcttgtcgaaaaatACCGAGAGTCCATTCTCATCACTGAATAAAAAGTCAGAAAATCCATTTGCAACTTTGGGAAACAAGGAGAGCGCACCTTTCCTGAACTCGAAGACTCCTGCGTTCAATTTCTCACAATCAAAGCCGGAAGTGGACGAAGATGCTGAAAAGATTATTGGAGATTCGGAAGACGAGAGCGAGGAAATCGTCGAGAGCGAAGAGAATACTGAAGAATCTGGGGAAGATGATGTGCTCGAGGAGAACGAGGGTGAGGATGAAGAGAaggctccagaaattccttctttggaagattCTGACATTAGTGAGCGCTCAGCCGAGTTGGATGGAAGCTTCGAGGAGATTGAAAGGCCGGAGAGCTTGGACGCTTCAGCCCAGAAAACTGAGGAATCACAAGAGGCAGCTGAGGATGAGTATGACATTAAAAAAGACAGTGAAGGACAACCTGTGGCCCCTTCTGCAGCGAGCCAAGCCTCTCAATCACAGACAGAGGAAAAGAACGCTGAGCAGTCGCAGGAAGTCGCCATACTGCCCGAGACCAAGCACTCAGATGACACCGCTGAGACGGAACAGGACTCGACTGTGGAAACGCCACAGAGCGACTCCAACGCCGACCAGTCAGTATCTGAAAGTGCTTCTGAGCTCTCAGCCATGCCTTCTGCTGTGGCACAGAGCGGACCAGAAGCAGAGAAGGCAAAACAGGAGCCCGCTGCAGAGTTTATGCCCACACCCAAATCGCCtcttgttgagaagtcCGTGTCCACAACCGAATCTaaggtggtggagaaaaatgttgattttggagaaattgaCGAAGATTCAGGACCAAAAGCGGTTCCTCAGCTGGTCTCGCTGGGGTCCGTGGCTATTCCACAGCTGAGTTCCAACGAAGTGCTACGTGAAATGGAAAAGATCGTATACCACACCGACGCAGAGTTTAGcattttggatgaaaaCATACGGCTATTCAAAGAGTTTATGGATGACCACACATCCGGAAAATCCCCACGCAATTTCAAAGACCACAGTCTGTTTCCTGCGTCCTGGAGACTGTCTGAGGTAGGAAAGCTTTCCGAAGTCATTGACCAAAACTCAGTAGACTATGCTAAGCTGAAAGCTGATTTGGGTGCTACATTCGACAGTACAAGCTCTTTACtcttgaagctgaacgCTATGACGAAACAAAGTGATAAGATTTATAGCGTGCTGAAACAGTTGGAGCGCGACCGGAAAAACCCTCGTTTGGAGAAGAACCTGTCTCCTGCCGCGTCCCAACAGCTGGATGCTATTCGCAAGGGATACGAGAGGCTCCGCGATATGGAGAACAATTTGCATGCACGGTTATTTGTCTTGAATGGAAGGCTATTCCCTGAGCGCGTTCTTGACTCGCCAACCAATTTTGAGGTGATCATTTCTGGTCTAGATGCCAAACTGAGAACATATTACGACGAATTGAAGTATTTACaggagaagatcaacgagtACAAGGCCAAAGACAAGCCTGTCACGAAGCTACAGCAGCagttcgacaagctgagTGTGGCATCGTTTGTTTCGCAGACTACTGCCAAAGAACAGCTGAGCACGTATTTGCAGGGCCGCAAATCTGTGACTCACACGGTGGAGCTTTGA